The following DNA comes from Picosynechococcus sp. PCC 7003.
CTCGCTACAACCACAACCTGGAAGCTTCGGAAAATTTCTTCCCCGATATCGTCACCACCCACAGTTGGCAAGACCGGGTCGAAACCATTAAAAACCTCAAAGCAGCAGGCATTCAAGCTTGCAGTGGCGGCATCATGGGCCTCGGCGAAAGTTGGGCAGACCGGGTTGATTTGGCGATCGCCCTGCGGGATCTCGAAGTCGAATCTGTTCCTTTGAATCTTCTCAATCCCCGTCAAGGAACGCCCCTGGGAGATAATGGCCGCCTTGATGTCTACGAAGCCCTCAAATGTATGGCGATCTTCCGGTTTATCTTGCCTGAACAAATTATTCGCTATGCTGGCGGTCGAGAAGCGGTGATGGGTGAACTCCAACACCTCGGTCTGAAAGCAGGCATCAATGCGATGCTCATCGGCCACTACCTCACTACCATGGGTCAACCCCCCGAACAAGACCAAGCGATGCTCGAATCCCTCGGTTTACAAGGGGGTGAAGCACCGATCCCTGGCCAATATTCCGCCGCCCAATAACCCTTGAAAGCGAAAGCCATCCCCAGATCCTTGTCCCCAAAGCAAACCGCCACTACTGGCCCGAACTGGTTTAACCAACTCCTGTGGGCATTGATCGGTGTATCCCTGACCATTGGGGGCACCTTCATCGAGGCCCATCGGCTCAATCTCCCGTGGGACTGGTCAGTGGCGGGACTGCAAACCCAATCTTTGGGGATTTACTGTCAAGTGGCGGCGGTTCTCCTCACGGGCTGTTTGGGGGGTAAAAATGCGGGCATTATCGCCCAGATCGCCTATATTCTGATCGGGTTGTTTTGGTTGCCGGTGTTCTCCCAAGGGGGGAAATTAGGATATCTGACAGAACCCACCTTTGGTTATATCCTCGGCTTCATCCCAGCGGCGGGCATTTGTGGTTGGCTTGCCTTTCGGTATGTGCTGAGTTTAGAAGCCCTCGCCCTCAGTGCTTTTTGCGGCCTCATCGCTCTCCATAGTTGCGGCATTCTTTATCTAGTGGGGTTGACCCTCTTAGAAAAATTACAGGCGACGGAACTGAGTTTGCTCCAGGCGATCGCCCTCTATACTGTGACTCCCTTTCCAAGTCAGTTAATGCTAGTCTGTGGTGTGGCTGTGTTGGCCTATGGGGTACGACGGATTTTGTTCTATTAGGCCAAAGGCCAAAGCATTGGGCTTGATATTTTTTCTCTTTAGCGAAACGGAAAATCTCCATGGATCTGCGCCAAGATTTACTTAAAAATCGCTGGTTTTGGCTTGTTGCCTTCCTCGGATTAGTCCTTGATCAACTCACAAAAACCATTGTGCTCCAGACCTTGCCGGAGGTTGGTGATACCTTTGCCCTCTGGCCGAATGTCTTCCATTTCACCTATGTGCAAAACACTGGGGCCGCCTTCAGTATCTTTACCGATGGGGTACATTGGCTCCGGTGGTTGTCCTTGGGGGTCAGTGTCGGTTTGATGGCCTTGGCTTGGTTTGGCGATCGCCAAACCCTCTGGGAACAAGGCGGCTATGGATTTATCCTTGCGGGGGCGATGGGCAATGGCGTAGACCGCTTTTTATTTGGCTATGTGGTCGATTTTCTCGACTTTCGCCTGATTAATTTTCCTGTATTTAACATTGCCGATGTCTGTATCAACATTGGCATCGCCTGTTTATTGCTTAATTTATGGTTTTCTTACCGCCTCGCCCAAGCAGAATCCCCCCCTCACTCTAAATAATCTGGCTGGAGGGCTAGCTGAGGGCCATTATGAATTTCCAAAAAATGTCAAGAATAAATATATTCGCTGCCATTGTGCTCATTTTGCCGCGAGAGCAACTGCTCCTCTAATTGGGCAATGCGCTTGTAGGCCACTGTCAACTGGGCTGTCAGTCGCTTGATCTGCAATTCCGGGCTCATTTGCTTTTCGTCCATGGGATGCCCCTCTAAGCCAAGGGTTTCATCAAATAAAACATCTTTATGGTGAAAGGATTCTCCGCCGACCCGAAAATCTAAGCCAAAGGCCGCTGGATCAATTTTGGGAACCATCGCCATCAAATCTGTTTCTGACAAGGATTGTCCCGTTGGGCCTAGCCCCTGCTGCATTTGTTCGACGGTTTGATACAACAGATCAAGCTGATGTTTCAACTCGTTGATATAGCCTTGAACACTCATATTTTGTCAGCCTAAAGTCGGGTCTTTGTCCCATGCTAGTACCAACCCCAAGGCTGTGAATATTTATCCTGATATATTTAAGATTCTCTTAGAAAACCTTAAGAAAACCTTGCGTCTCTAAGGATCAAGTTGCAATTGTCCTGGACAAGGTTGAAGTTGATTAAAGGCTAAATTTGCTATTTTTTGAAAAGATATTTCCCAGGGGAAACGACATTTAGATTTATGCCCAATCGCCGCCATTTTTTGACTATTTCCGCACTCTATGCCCTTGCTGGGTGTTTGGGAGGGTGTCAACGAACCTCGGAGACAACTTTACAAATCAACACATTACGGGGGTCAATTTCGCCACAACTGTTGACATTGTTTCGGCAAAACCAAGGGCAAACGGTCACCTTAGATCTCAAACCCCTAGAGCAGCTCCAGGAATTATTTGAGGTGTTGCAGGATGCGGCGATGAAGATGCCGGAGACTTCTGAAAATTTTTTCAATCGCTCGGCAACAGTACCGGATCTGTTGACCCTAGGCCATGGCTGGTATCGACAGGCGATCGCCTTGGGATTTATTCAACCGTTATCTCTAGAAGAACTAACGCGTTGGGAAGAGTTGGGGGAACCTTGGCAACGATTTTTGCGCCGCAATATCCAAGGAGAGATCGACCCCCAAGGACAACTGTGGGGACAGCCCTACCGCTGGGGCACAACGATGTTGGTCTACCGCAAAGATAAGTTGAAAAAATTGGGGTGGACACCAACGGATTGGGCGGATCTGTGGCGGCCCGAATTACAGGGAAAAATTTCTCTGCTAAACCAATCGCGGGAAGTGTTGGGGCTTTTACTCAAAAAACAGGGCAAATCCTACAACGAAACAAATCCAGCGGCGATCGCCGATTTGGAGAGCGATTTCCAAGCCCTCCACCGCCAGGTTAAATTCTATAGTTCTACCCACTACCTCCAGCCCCTTGAGATGGGGGATACTTGGGTTGCCCAGGGGTGGTCCCAGGATATTTTGCCCCTCCTGCAACGATACCGCAATTTAGGGGCGGTGATTCCCGCCAGTGGCACGGCCCTCTGGTGTGATCTGTGGGTACAGCCCCAGCGCAGTCAAACCTCTTTTGAGACCCTAAAAACTTGGTTAGAGTTTTGTTGGGAACCGGCGGCGATTCAACAGATTTCCCGTAGTAGTCACGGTGCCTCCCCACTGATTTATACTGCGACCAATTTAGAGCCTGCCATCACTGATAATCCGTTAATTTATCTCGATCAAAACACTTTCGATGCCAGTGAAATCATTGAGGTGTTAGACCCGGACACGACGGCTGAATATCAAAA
Coding sequences within:
- a CDS encoding biotin transporter BioY; amino-acid sequence: MSPKQTATTGPNWFNQLLWALIGVSLTIGGTFIEAHRLNLPWDWSVAGLQTQSLGIYCQVAAVLLTGCLGGKNAGIIAQIAYILIGLFWLPVFSQGGKLGYLTEPTFGYILGFIPAAGICGWLAFRYVLSLEALALSAFCGLIALHSCGILYLVGLTLLEKLQATELSLLQAIALYTVTPFPSQLMLVCGVAVLAYGVRRILFY
- the lspA gene encoding signal peptidase II, which translates into the protein MDLRQDLLKNRWFWLVAFLGLVLDQLTKTIVLQTLPEVGDTFALWPNVFHFTYVQNTGAAFSIFTDGVHWLRWLSLGVSVGLMALAWFGDRQTLWEQGGYGFILAGAMGNGVDRFLFGYVVDFLDFRLINFPVFNIADVCINIGIACLLLNLWFSYRLAQAESPPHSK
- a CDS encoding extracellular solute-binding protein is translated as MPNRRHFLTISALYALAGCLGGCQRTSETTLQINTLRGSISPQLLTLFRQNQGQTVTLDLKPLEQLQELFEVLQDAAMKMPETSENFFNRSATVPDLLTLGHGWYRQAIALGFIQPLSLEELTRWEELGEPWQRFLRRNIQGEIDPQGQLWGQPYRWGTTMLVYRKDKLKKLGWTPTDWADLWRPELQGKISLLNQSREVLGLLLKKQGKSYNETNPAAIADLESDFQALHRQVKFYSSTHYLQPLEMGDTWVAQGWSQDILPLLQRYRNLGAVIPASGTALWCDLWVQPQRSQTSFETLKTWLEFCWEPAAIQQISRSSHGASPLIYTATNLEPAITDNPLIYLDQNTFDASEIIEVLDPDTTAEYQKVWQRVRQG